The Leucobacter viscericola genome includes a window with the following:
- a CDS encoding cell division protein FtsQ/DivIB, whose translation MKRPGGFDRLPDRQEPDEQPIASVSVPSVPVPSVPETDEDPAPDHSRRLSGVLRRFQSEASNDLESASEPVYRAEPDPVAEAERQLREAARRVKSQQKRESRRFSAHTRRRRRNWFIALGTVAALALFVAVGVFTPLMAVRDVQIEGATSVKVEDLQKALSDFRGVPLALVQDSAIRDALEPFPGIERYSMEVIPPSTLKVRIEERVPVLSIEKGGAFQLYDAAGVMLGTAEAPPAGVPLASGPASDKKSKAFAASARVLRDMPAELRAQVVSITASSGQDVTLKLASGVEVMWGDAELSKKKAVVLTSMLGALGDRAVTRIDVSSTEAPVFQ comes from the coding sequence GTGAAACGACCAGGCGGGTTTGACCGGTTGCCGGATCGGCAGGAGCCCGATGAGCAGCCGATCGCGTCGGTGTCGGTTCCATCGGTGCCGGTCCCATCGGTGCCGGAAACTGACGAAGACCCGGCCCCCGATCATTCGCGACGACTGAGCGGCGTGCTGCGCAGGTTTCAATCTGAGGCGTCAAACGACCTCGAGTCAGCCTCGGAGCCGGTGTATCGGGCGGAGCCCGACCCGGTAGCCGAGGCAGAGCGACAGCTGCGTGAGGCCGCTCGCCGGGTGAAGTCTCAGCAGAAGCGAGAGAGCCGCAGATTCTCGGCGCATACGCGTCGGCGTCGGCGCAACTGGTTTATCGCGCTCGGAACCGTTGCCGCGCTTGCGCTCTTTGTGGCAGTGGGGGTTTTTACGCCCCTCATGGCGGTGCGTGATGTGCAGATCGAGGGTGCCACAAGCGTCAAAGTTGAAGACCTGCAAAAGGCACTGTCGGACTTTAGGGGAGTGCCGCTCGCGCTTGTTCAGGATTCCGCGATCCGAGATGCCCTCGAGCCCTTCCCCGGGATCGAGCGGTATTCCATGGAGGTGATCCCGCCGAGCACGCTCAAAGTACGTATTGAGGAGCGTGTACCGGTGCTGTCGATCGAAAAGGGTGGCGCGTTCCAGCTCTACGATGCGGCGGGTGTCATGCTTGGAACCGCGGAGGCCCCGCCAGCGGGAGTACCACTCGCGAGCGGCCCAGCATCAGACAAAAAGTCGAAGGCCTTCGCCGCTTCAGCCCGCGTGCTGCGCGACATGCCGGCCGAACTGCGCGCGCAGGTTGTGTCGATCACCGCCTCAAGCGGTCAGGACGTGACCCTCAAGCTCGCGAGCGGGGTTGAAGTGATGTGGGGCGACGCCGAACTCTCGAAGAAAAAGGCCGTTGTGCTCACCTCGATGCTGGGTGCCCTTGGCGATCGCGCGGTCACGCGCATCGACGTTTCATCAACTGAGGCCCCCGTCTTCCAGTAG
- the ftsZ gene encoding cell division protein FtsZ, translating into MSTNQNYLAVIKVVGVGGGGVNAVNRMIELGLRGVEFIAVNTDAQALLLSDADVKLDIGRELTRGLGAGADPEVGRRAAEDHAEEIEEALAGSDMIFVTAGEGGGTGTGAAPVVARIAKSIGALTIGVVTRPFSFEGKRRAAQADAGVHTLREAVDTLIVVPNDRLLDISEPGISMIEAFAAADQVLLAGVSGITDLITTPGLINLDFADVKSVMQGAGAALMGIGSARGADRAIKAAELAVASPLLEASVEGAHGVLLSIQGSSNLALSEIYEASTLVQDVVHPEANIIFGTVIDDTLGDEVRVTVIAAGFDDEPVAQTAPVERGRRGSHVEGIDEAASTARIAAGVGAVSAGGAESLSSPATGQFGEVLSNPPVEAQLPDPAFDGDDDDDLDIPEFLR; encoded by the coding sequence GTGTCAACGAACCAGAACTACCTCGCGGTGATCAAGGTCGTCGGTGTTGGCGGCGGTGGCGTCAACGCTGTCAACCGCATGATCGAGCTTGGTCTGCGCGGAGTTGAGTTCATTGCCGTGAACACCGACGCGCAGGCGCTGCTGCTCAGCGACGCCGACGTCAAGCTCGATATCGGACGCGAACTCACTCGCGGACTTGGCGCTGGCGCCGATCCCGAGGTGGGGCGTCGCGCAGCCGAGGACCACGCCGAGGAAATCGAAGAGGCTCTCGCCGGCTCCGACATGATCTTTGTTACCGCGGGTGAGGGTGGTGGCACCGGCACCGGTGCTGCTCCGGTCGTGGCGCGGATCGCAAAGTCGATCGGTGCGCTCACCATCGGTGTTGTGACCCGTCCCTTTAGCTTCGAGGGCAAGCGCCGTGCTGCCCAGGCCGATGCCGGTGTGCACACGCTGCGCGAGGCCGTCGACACGCTCATCGTTGTGCCAAACGACCGCCTGCTCGACATCAGCGAGCCGGGCATCAGCATGATCGAAGCGTTTGCCGCAGCAGATCAGGTGCTGCTCGCCGGTGTCTCAGGTATCACCGATCTGATTACCACCCCGGGTCTCATCAACCTTGACTTCGCGGACGTGAAGTCGGTTATGCAGGGAGCCGGTGCTGCCCTCATGGGTATCGGATCGGCGCGGGGTGCTGACAGGGCCATTAAGGCGGCCGAGCTTGCCGTTGCTTCGCCGCTGCTTGAGGCCTCGGTTGAGGGCGCCCACGGTGTGCTGCTCTCCATTCAGGGATCCTCGAACCTCGCGCTCAGCGAGATCTACGAGGCATCGACCCTCGTGCAAGACGTTGTGCACCCCGAGGCAAACATCATCTTCGGTACGGTCATTGACGACACGCTCGGTGACGAGGTGCGCGTCACGGTGATCGCCGCTGGTTTTGACGATGAGCCCGTCGCGCAGACCGCTCCCGTCGAGCGTGGCCGCCGCGGCAGCCACGTCGAGGGCATCGATGAGGCTGCAAGCACGGCCCGCATTGCCGCCGGTGTTGGCGCGGTGAGCGCCGGGGGTGCTGAATCGCTCTCCAGCCCCGCTACGGGGCAGTTCGGTGAAGTGCTTTCGAACCCTCCCGTTGAGGCGCAGCTGCCTGATCCAGCGTTTGACGGCGATGACGATGACGACCTCGACATTCCCGAGTTCCTGAGGTAA
- a CDS encoding YggS family pyridoxal phosphate-dependent enzyme, whose protein sequence is MANEALASYPELGARLQQVQEGIAEACKQASRDAGDVTLIVVTKFHPASLVAALAELGVRDVGENRHQEAQAKAEELAQLDLNWHFIGQLQTKKARQAARYAHAIHSIDRERLVDALADPESERTIDAFVQINLTDDPGRGGVAPDGIEALAEKVLATPSLRLRGVMSVAPLEEPAAAAFERLAGYSDRVRALDASASAISAGMTHDYVEAIAAGATHLRIGSAITGNRPEHR, encoded by the coding sequence TTGGCAAACGAAGCCCTGGCGTCATACCCGGAACTCGGTGCCCGCCTGCAACAAGTGCAGGAGGGTATCGCTGAGGCCTGCAAGCAGGCCTCCCGAGACGCTGGCGACGTTACGCTCATCGTGGTGACGAAGTTTCACCCCGCGAGCCTCGTGGCTGCCCTCGCTGAGCTGGGGGTCCGCGACGTTGGCGAGAATCGTCACCAGGAAGCCCAGGCAAAGGCCGAGGAGCTCGCGCAGCTTGATCTGAACTGGCACTTCATCGGCCAGTTGCAGACAAAGAAGGCGCGGCAGGCCGCGCGGTACGCACACGCGATCCACTCGATTGATCGCGAGCGGCTCGTTGATGCGCTCGCGGATCCCGAATCTGAGCGAACGATTGATGCGTTTGTGCAGATCAACCTTACGGATGACCCGGGTCGCGGGGGAGTTGCCCCCGACGGGATCGAAGCTCTCGCCGAGAAAGTGCTGGCAACGCCCTCGCTGCGACTGCGCGGTGTGATGTCGGTGGCGCCGTTGGAAGAGCCCGCCGCGGCTGCGTTCGAGCGCCTTGCGGGTTACTCGGATCGGGTGCGGGCGCTTGACGCCAGTGCCTCGGCGATATCCGCGGGGATGACACACGACTACGTCGAGGCCATTGCGGCGGGCGCGACACACCTTCGTATTGGCAGTGCAATCACGGGTAATCGGCCGGAGCACCGGTAG
- a CDS encoding cell division protein SepF gives MSNALKKTMVFLGLAEEDLEDQNATAQQPTQSVQQSSAATPAAKPQNSRPAPQRAAVTPLRRVTPTRQAGAPVMNEILTVHPAEYRDAKSIAEGFRDGLPVIINLSRMNEPDAKRLIDFASGLTMGLNGRIERVTSKVFLLTPEHIEVGSDESAPNDSGSFFVTPSA, from the coding sequence ATGAGTAACGCGCTGAAGAAGACCATGGTGTTCCTGGGACTCGCCGAGGAAGACCTCGAAGACCAGAACGCCACGGCACAGCAGCCGACCCAGTCGGTGCAGCAGAGCTCTGCCGCCACGCCGGCGGCGAAGCCTCAGAACAGCCGCCCTGCTCCGCAGCGCGCGGCCGTCACGCCCCTGCGTAGGGTTACGCCCACCAGGCAGGCTGGCGCTCCCGTGATGAACGAGATTTTGACGGTTCACCCCGCAGAGTACCGCGACGCAAAGTCGATCGCAGAGGGCTTCCGCGACGGTCTTCCCGTTATCATCAACCTGTCGCGCATGAACGAACCAGACGCAAAGCGCCTCATCGACTTCGCGAGCGGTTTGACCATGGGCCTCAACGGGCGCATCGAGCGTGTCACGAGCAAGGTCTTTCTGCTGACCCCCGAGCACATCGAGGTTGGCAGCGACGAATCGGCGCCGAACGACAGCGGTTCGTTCTTTGTGACGCCTTCCGCATAA
- a CDS encoding YggT family protein — MEILFGVLTLFRVALRIFVIILWARFVIDWIRVLSRNFRPRGPMAVAVEFVYTLTDPPIRMFRRLLPPIRLGQVSLDLGWLLTMLSCWILLAVIPGYL; from the coding sequence GTGGAGATACTTTTTGGGGTTCTGACACTCTTCCGTGTCGCCCTGCGCATTTTTGTGATCATTCTTTGGGCGCGGTTCGTGATCGACTGGATTCGTGTGCTCAGCCGCAATTTCCGGCCGCGCGGCCCGATGGCTGTTGCAGTTGAATTTGTCTATACGCTGACGGATCCGCCCATTCGGATGTTCCGACGCCTCCTCCCTCCCATCAGGCTCGGCCAGGTTTCTTTGGACCTTGGCTGGCTGCTTACTATGCTGTCTTGCTGGATCTTGTTAGCGGTCATTCCTGGCTATTTGTAG
- a CDS encoding DivIVA domain-containing protein, with product MALTPEDVVNQKFTITKFRDGYDLDQVDDFLDSIVELLRQHEVEKSELQAQVDDLTQKLAACEARSGASEEAVSEQTIVVEAPVAPAAPAEAPAVQETHAAQPDAVKSSAMLQLALELHDKHVREGEATRDSLISEAQAKRDQMVEDAELTAKQLIEEAQKQRADELRLLGDERSDLQFKIKDLRQFESEYRSTLRSYIQSQLRGLDGSPEPAGAPDGLQ from the coding sequence ATGGCCTTGACTCCTGAAGATGTCGTAAATCAGAAATTTACGATCACTAAGTTCCGCGACGGTTACGATCTCGACCAGGTCGACGATTTCCTTGACTCAATCGTCGAATTGCTGCGCCAGCACGAGGTGGAGAAGTCTGAGCTTCAGGCACAGGTCGATGATCTTACCCAGAAGCTTGCGGCTTGCGAGGCTCGCTCCGGTGCGTCCGAAGAGGCCGTTTCCGAGCAGACCATCGTCGTAGAGGCACCGGTCGCTCCCGCAGCTCCGGCAGAGGCACCCGCGGTGCAAGAAACGCACGCTGCGCAGCCCGACGCCGTCAAGTCGAGCGCAATGCTGCAGCTCGCACTTGAACTGCACGACAAGCACGTTCGTGAGGGCGAAGCAACTCGCGACAGCCTCATCAGCGAGGCGCAGGCAAAGCGCGACCAGATGGTCGAAGACGCTGAGCTCACCGCTAAGCAGCTCATCGAAGAGGCGCAGAAGCAGCGTGCTGATGAGCTTCGCCTGCTCGGCGACGAGCGCAGCGATCTGCAGTTCAAGATCAAAGACCTTCGCCAGTTCGAGAGCGAGTACCGCTCAACGCTGCGCTCCTACATTCAGTCGCAGCTGCGCGGCCTTGACGGCTCACCCGAGCCCGCTGGCGCTCCTGACGGCCTGCAGTAA
- the lspA gene encoding signal peptidase II, whose translation MSETPEASGTTVEQPASRKRWIPLLLLLVAAAVFIADQLVKNWVVANLPEGETVPVLGEFLQWHFVRNPGAAFSMASGSTWIFTILAAVVVVVILWQIRRLRSISWSIFLGLLLGGVLGNLTDRLTRDPGFPVGHVIDFISTPWMIPAIYNIADMGIVVGMVLFVLITLFGLPLDGTPRARRGAKVEQDRESDPEPSESNDGTP comes from the coding sequence GTGAGCGAGACTCCCGAGGCATCGGGAACGACAGTCGAGCAACCCGCTTCGCGTAAGCGCTGGATACCGCTGCTGCTGCTTTTGGTAGCGGCAGCGGTCTTCATCGCTGACCAACTCGTGAAGAACTGGGTTGTCGCAAACCTGCCAGAGGGCGAAACCGTGCCCGTTCTGGGCGAGTTTTTGCAGTGGCACTTTGTGCGCAACCCGGGTGCAGCCTTCTCCATGGCGAGTGGCTCCACCTGGATCTTCACCATTCTTGCAGCCGTGGTTGTTGTGGTGATCCTGTGGCAGATCCGGCGCCTACGTTCGATCTCGTGGTCGATCTTCCTGGGCCTGCTGCTTGGCGGTGTACTCGGTAACCTGACTGATCGGTTGACGCGGGACCCCGGTTTTCCGGTTGGTCACGTCATCGACTTCATCTCGACCCCGTGGATGATCCCCGCGATCTACAACATCGCAGACATGGGCATCGTGGTCGGCATGGTGCTGTTTGTGCTCATTACCCTGTTCGGGTTGCCGCTCGATGGCACACCACGCGCTCGCAGGGGTGCAAAAGTCGAGCAGGATCGCGAGTCCGATCCCGAGCCCAGCGAAAGTAACGATGGAACACCGTAG
- a CDS encoding RluA family pseudouridine synthase, producing the protein MEHRSLPVPDGLAGQRVDAALAKLMGFSRSFAAEVAQAGGVSLDGKVLGKSDRLTADSWLEVSWAEKTGPEIVPVELPELGIIYDDEDFVVVDKPAGVAAHPSLGWDGPTVLGALAGAGYRIATSGPPERQGIVHRLDAGTSGLMAVAKSERAYSRLKRAFKQREVDKIYHTVVQGHPDPFSGTIESAIGRHPGHEWKFAVVQEGKHSVTHYRTLEAFPYATLLEVELETGRTHQIRVHMSAQRHPCVGDTMYGADPTLSERLGLDRQWLHAMRLGFRHPGTGEPVEFESVYPADLQHAIDVLDA; encoded by the coding sequence ATGGAACACCGTAGCCTGCCCGTGCCCGATGGGCTTGCCGGGCAGCGGGTCGACGCCGCGCTAGCCAAGCTGATGGGATTTTCCCGAAGCTTCGCCGCCGAGGTCGCTCAGGCCGGGGGCGTATCGCTTGACGGCAAAGTGCTCGGCAAATCGGATCGCTTGACCGCGGATTCTTGGCTTGAAGTGAGCTGGGCAGAAAAGACCGGTCCCGAGATCGTGCCGGTCGAGTTGCCAGAGCTTGGCATCATCTACGACGACGAAGACTTTGTTGTGGTCGACAAGCCCGCTGGCGTCGCCGCGCACCCCTCCCTGGGGTGGGACGGCCCCACCGTGCTTGGAGCACTCGCGGGCGCCGGGTACCGGATCGCGACCTCTGGCCCACCAGAGCGCCAGGGCATTGTGCACCGCCTCGACGCGGGCACGAGTGGACTCATGGCCGTTGCGAAGAGCGAACGCGCTTACAGCAGGCTGAAGCGCGCGTTTAAGCAGCGTGAGGTCGACAAGATTTATCACACCGTTGTGCAGGGTCACCCCGATCCATTCTCGGGAACGATCGAGAGCGCGATTGGGCGTCACCCCGGCCACGAGTGGAAGTTTGCGGTGGTGCAGGAGGGCAAACACTCCGTCACGCACTATCGCACGCTCGAGGCGTTTCCCTACGCAACCCTGCTTGAGGTAGAGCTCGAGACCGGGCGCACGCACCAGATTCGTGTGCACATGTCGGCACAGCGCCATCCTTGCGTTGGCGACACGATGTACGGAGCAGACCCGACACTCTCAGAGCGCCTCGGCCTTGACCGCCAGTGGCTGCACGCGATGCGGCTGGGCTTCCGACACCCCGGCACGGGCGAACCCGTTGAGTTCGAGAGTGTCTACCCAGCCGATCTGCAGCACGCCATTGATGTGCTCGACGCGTAG
- a CDS encoding glycosyltransferase family 2 protein: MSESAGTTNAPTVSVILPVYNSMPYLTGTMESVLAQDLHNIEVIAVNDGSTDGSGEELDRFAALDSRVTVHHQPNSGWPGMPRNRGLEIARGTFVMFMDSDDTLAENALSSLVNMAEDRQADVVIPRFQGTGGRQVQGLFLSFPEGDIGLPRAMETLSPQKLFRRSMIEQDQLRFPEGKVRLEDGIFITRAYTIARRIAFCGTDPLYFIAERDDGQNISARPIDPDNYVSSCRKIAELLRDGVPDAKRSERLIRQFFSRKGLRFYAAKRWLKFDAARKQRWVTLHQQFLQDFVSSESDALIQNVTDRRKVMLIRAGDVAGLDRLISAEQDLVHTNQYLGGTQAAYGVELLIAIKAEDATGVLGQSRTPATWRLNTARLVHRVLRPFFGHHFARGLSRKLSQFAVGHVPGAYLMLAGRRVRNAIAVPGRLVGAEGGSLHFRFVLPEQLLKRFPGERVDMWTIAEVHPNLSGRQARVRTAPLKKGQKLGGIAYATNQGNLSLDLRKKRG, translated from the coding sequence GTGAGCGAATCTGCAGGTACCACCAACGCCCCCACCGTAAGCGTCATCCTTCCCGTCTACAATTCGATGCCGTATCTCACGGGCACCATGGAGTCCGTTCTCGCCCAAGACCTCCACAACATCGAGGTCATTGCCGTGAACGACGGCTCGACCGACGGCTCGGGCGAAGAACTCGACCGCTTCGCGGCGCTCGACAGCCGCGTCACCGTGCACCATCAGCCCAACAGCGGCTGGCCGGGGATGCCACGCAATCGTGGGCTCGAAATAGCACGCGGCACGTTCGTTATGTTCATGGATTCCGACGACACCCTGGCAGAAAACGCGCTGAGTTCACTGGTCAACATGGCAGAGGATCGCCAGGCAGACGTCGTGATCCCCCGCTTCCAGGGCACCGGCGGCCGCCAGGTGCAGGGTCTCTTCCTGAGCTTCCCGGAGGGCGACATTGGTCTCCCCCGCGCCATGGAGACACTCTCGCCGCAGAAACTCTTCCGCCGCAGCATGATCGAGCAGGATCAGCTGCGCTTTCCCGAGGGCAAGGTGCGGCTCGAAGACGGCATCTTTATCACCCGTGCCTACACGATTGCCCGCCGCATCGCGTTCTGCGGAACGGACCCGCTCTACTTCATTGCGGAGCGCGACGACGGTCAGAACATCTCCGCGCGCCCGATCGATCCCGACAACTATGTTTCCTCGTGCCGCAAGATCGCCGAGCTGCTGCGCGACGGTGTCCCGGATGCAAAGCGGTCCGAACGCCTCATCCGCCAGTTCTTCTCCCGCAAGGGGCTGCGCTTCTACGCGGCGAAGCGATGGCTGAAGTTTGACGCCGCTCGCAAGCAACGCTGGGTCACCCTGCACCAGCAGTTTCTGCAAGACTTTGTGTCATCCGAAAGTGACGCACTCATTCAGAACGTCACCGATCGCCGTAAGGTGATGCTGATCCGCGCGGGCGACGTTGCGGGCCTCGACCGCCTGATCTCCGCGGAGCAGGATCTCGTGCACACGAACCAGTACCTCGGTGGCACCCAAGCCGCGTACGGCGTTGAGCTTCTCATCGCGATCAAGGCCGAGGACGCCACGGGCGTTCTGGGCCAGAGCCGCACACCAGCTACCTGGCGGCTCAATACCGCGCGCCTCGTACACCGTGTGCTGCGCCCGTTTTTTGGCCACCACTTTGCCCGAGGCCTCAGCCGCAAACTCTCACAGTTCGCAGTCGGGCACGTACCGGGTGCCTATCTGATGCTGGCAGGTCGTCGGGTGCGAAACGCTATTGCCGTACCGGGTCGCCTGGTCGGCGCAGAGGGCGGGTCACTGCACTTCAGGTTTGTGCTGCCTGAACAGCTACTCAAGCGCTTTCCAGGCGAGCGAGTCGACATGTGGACCATCGCCGAAGTGCACCCGAACCTGAGCGGCCGCCAGGCGCGTGTCCGCACGGCTCCGCTCAAGAAGGGTCAGAAGCTCGGTGGCATCGCCTACGCCACAAACCAGGGCAACCTGAGCCTGGATCTGCGCAAGAAGCGCGGTTAA
- a CDS encoding acyltransferase: MGRAVEQRRAVSRVQYFDLLRVVAIIAVVMLHVSITEWHELTPDNPRWDDLAVFGSMLRYCVPVFLMISGALFLNPERDVTWNSLFRKSIPRLLLLYAFWSLLYAVLVVYGPGGSRDPAEFVTRFVTGHFHLWFLLALAGLYLVVPILRLIARDRRVAWYFVALAIPFAFVFPLLTRIPVAGELLAEVLGTIKLELVLGYSAYFLLGYLLSTCRLSRRAVIWLSIAGLAGLVATAVGTVLVSHAQEESDELFYRYLTINVAAVAVAVFVLARAWGERFTLTGRSLGVVMFLGANSLGVYLIHPFFQWLYKQLGFETDTGPVWLTVPVLTVLVMVPSLLVTVLIRRIPRVGKYLGS; the protein is encoded by the coding sequence ATGGGGAGGGCGGTTGAGCAGCGACGTGCTGTCTCGAGAGTGCAGTATTTTGACCTGTTGCGGGTGGTCGCGATCATCGCGGTCGTGATGCTGCACGTCTCGATTACTGAGTGGCACGAGCTAACCCCCGACAATCCGCGCTGGGATGACCTGGCGGTGTTCGGCTCGATGCTTCGCTACTGCGTGCCGGTGTTTCTGATGATCTCGGGAGCGCTCTTTCTGAACCCCGAGCGTGACGTCACCTGGAACTCGTTGTTTCGGAAGAGTATTCCGCGACTGTTGCTGTTGTACGCATTTTGGTCACTGTTGTATGCGGTGCTTGTGGTGTACGGACCGGGCGGCAGTCGGGATCCGGCGGAATTTGTCACGCGCTTTGTGACCGGGCACTTTCATCTCTGGTTTCTGTTGGCCTTGGCTGGCCTGTATCTGGTGGTGCCGATCCTGCGGCTGATTGCGAGGGATCGACGAGTGGCCTGGTATTTCGTCGCGCTTGCGATTCCGTTTGCGTTTGTGTTCCCGCTGCTCACGCGCATTCCCGTTGCCGGTGAGCTGCTCGCAGAGGTGCTCGGAACGATCAAGCTTGAGCTTGTGCTTGGGTACTCGGCTTACTTTTTGCTGGGGTACCTGCTCAGCACCTGCCGGCTCTCGCGACGGGCAGTGATCTGGCTGAGCATTGCCGGGCTGGCGGGGCTTGTGGCAACCGCCGTCGGCACTGTGCTGGTGTCGCACGCGCAAGAGGAATCAGACGAGCTGTTCTATCGATACCTGACGATTAACGTGGCCGCCGTCGCGGTTGCCGTGTTTGTGCTTGCGCGGGCCTGGGGTGAACGATTCACCCTCACCGGTCGTTCTCTTGGCGTCGTGATGTTTCTGGGAGCAAACTCGCTGGGGGTCTACCTCATTCACCCCTTCTTTCAGTGGCTCTACAAACAGCTCGGGTTCGAAACAGACACGGGCCCGGTGTGGCTGACGGTTCCCGTGCTGACAGTGCTCGTCATGGTGCCGAGCCTGCTGGTGACGGTGTTGATTCGGCGAATTCCGCGCGTCGGAAAGTATCTTGGGTCGTAA